The Malus domestica chromosome 13, GDT2T_hap1 genome includes a window with the following:
- the LOC139190804 gene encoding secreted RxLR effector protein 161-like yields the protein MYLTATRPDMMFIVSLISRYIERPTEIHLRAAKRALSYLKGIVNLGMFYRNGGNKELIGYTDSDYTGDQDDRKSTSGYVFMLSSWAMSWSSKKQSMVTLSTAEVEFIDAASSACQAIWLRRILQQLGYELMINVRSQQYIVTIAQQLSF from the coding sequence ATGTACTTGACTGCCACACGTCCTGACATGATGTTTATAGTGAGTTTGATTAGTAGATATATAGAGCGTCCCACTGAAATTCATCTACGAGCAGCTAAAAGGGCGTTGAGCTACTTGAAGGGCATAGTCAATCTTGGGATGTTTTACAGGAATGGAGGAAATAAGGAGCTTATTGGGTATACAGATAGTGACTATACCGGTGATCAGGATGATAGGAAGAGTACTTCAGGGTATGTTTTTATGCTAAGCTCATGGGCAATGTCATGGTCTTCAAAGAAACAATCAATGGTCACCTTGTCTACCGCCGAAGTTGAATTCATTGATGCAGCATCGAGTGCTTGTCAAGCAATATGGTTAAGAAGAATTCTACAGCAGCTTGGTTATGAACTTATGATCAATGTAAGGTCACAACAGTATATTGTGACAATAGCTCAGCAATTAAGCTTTTAA